CGTCCTGTAGTCCATAATCTTCAGTGAATTCTCCATCATCCATAGCATAGGCTAGTACATTTTTGCGGTTTTGATGTGTGCTTATAAGACTCTCCGCTATTTTTTGGTCTGTATATCGATTATTTTCGGTACTTACAGTTGAAAAAGCATCATTTACTTGCTTCAAAGTaatggcatcttgattatgtgtggCTCTTCCGAGATTTGTTATTCGTTGATTGTTCATATTGAGGTCTCCCGTCATGGCTGACGATCCATCTTTTTGTAAATATCTCCCATCTCCATAATTACGATCAAATATTTGATCACCAGCATTAGGAATCCCAATGTTGTAAAAACGCCGGTCTAACATACTTACTTCACCGTATTGGTTTGTTTGGAGAAAGTTGTCGGTAAAGAACTTGTAACTCATTGCTTGATTTTTTCCCTCATCACTACcgaattttttttcaggatcttttaaattttcaatgaaatttgtaCTCATATTTAAATCTGCTATCATGGAATTTGAACCGTCTATTTGCAAATAATCACTCATGTCACCTATATGTGTTTCAAGGTATCGTTTATTTACAGCGTCAGTGTTTCCTGTTGGGTCGGCTATATTGATTATTCGTTTATTGTTCATATccaaatttccagtcattttagAGAATCCGTCTAAACGAagtgaatctaaaaataatcgatcaacgtaaccttttccagTGGCATCATTTCTACCTGTCGGATTAGCAAGATTGACGATCTTTTTTTGTGACATATTTAAATTTCCAGTCATGTCCTGCGAACCATCACGGAGCACAACCCGATTTGTATTGGGTTTGGTTGATAAACCAGTTTGTAATTGGTGTTTTGTAACAGCGTCAGAATTGCCAGTGCCTTCAGCAAGATTgctgattttattatttccaaagtcaaaattgCCAGTTACGGAAATActtccatcttttttcaaataattagccaGCTCCGTTTTGtcggctttaaaattaaaagagctgTCGACGTAAAATTTATTGGAAGCGTCTGAATGCAATATTGGATCTTTCACTCCTaagattctttgatttttcatgtcGATTGGATTTTGCAATTCTATTTTACCATCGTCAGTATTGAGCACCATGTAAAAACTATGCAAATGCTCACTACTGACAGCGTCACTGTGGCCATGTCTAGCAGGAGCGATATTCTCAACCCGTCTATTATCCATATTAAGGGCGCCAGTCATTGCATTGCTCCCATCTATTTTTAAACACCCAGAAACCTCTTTATCAACATAACTCTTAGTAGTTGCATCGTCATTCGTTTGAGGTGAATctaaatttctcagttttttattctgCATATCATAATCACCGTCATctgttagtttaaaaccaacaccaggcaatcctttcactatttcaatgactttttcatgtgaataagtgtcttcaggtaatttaccatttgagtaactcatatacaattgatttatattgtttcatcaaaattcttctttacttgtCTCTCAGGTTTGTCAATATATATGAAACTGAAAGGGTCTCTAGTTGCTTTCTCGTATAATTGTTTTGAGACATTGTTTTCACGACATATGAGACTTTTTTCATTAGTACTCGGAAAAtcataaatggcaaaatgtgagcagtttaatctaatatcttttggtgtcttatagtagctttgactcaaatatatggcacagcagtttttatgtctcccctgtataaaatagtcaactaatggtttttggtttttatcacatacgaaatcgtcgaatatcacaattttttgattgtcaccattgagattttttacaggaattattttatcattgcttgcttcaatgaTATCATAACCAGCTTCTTCACTCCATGGTTCGAACTCTTTCATGAGATTCCGATACTTTGACTGCtctaagttttttgcataaaggtatattttatcaaaatacaacaGATTGTGAATCATATGCATCactgtgtttgtttttcccgaACCAGAAGGTCCACAAATGAGCATGCGGAAGCATCGATCAGGCATAAAATCATGTAGTTGTGTGAAGTTTGTGACAACATCGTCGCCAGTATcataattaggtatcttcatttTTATATCATATGGGTATATTGTTTCGATAATATGGTGTttaacatggtgttcaacatggtgttcaacatagtgtaaaacgttattttttatatatgaatttccatttttatgtaaagtaataatataacaaaaatgagtttacttaagtggaaagaactcgcaaagagtaaatctgaattaggggatAAGATCAATTATGTCCATAATGCAATTACAAAGCATGATATTGATCAGAAGaccagtcaacagggattttcaaaagtattccaaccaattacaagtaaattagatgatgttattgatagtaatcaggctttaaggttgccaaggaaaaaacgaccactgaagaaaggagaagttcctgattacggcattgatatagaggatgaagttccagatatgaatcttggtgatctatttgaacaacctgttttgccacagcaagaaaaacaactggtgccaaaaccaccaacatatgaagaatctttacaagatcttctggaaggaaaaaaagagatgtatgttgatcctaagtactttcctgaagaaccagaattaccaccagaatatgatgatgacgatgcgATCGATTATGGAATGGATGAAGAAGATATGGAAAATGAGATATTAGGTGATCTTGGTATAccaaattatgattctgttgaaaaggtaataaatcaacaagaaatgactgaacgaaaaaacaaaaaatatctcaacAAGATTGTCAATGcggctaaatttaaaagaaatcaattgaaagcctacaaaggaaacgttacaaagcaatacaaaagtgggaatataacggaagctgataggcaagaggaaaacaaaagagtggaTCGCGCTATGAGAACTCTGAATGAATACATAaaacattatcaaaacaaaatgaaaacaatggaaggttctggtaggaaaaaacaaaaaggtggtaatgtgatatttttcaacaaaccgaaagaactcataaaaaaattggatttaatcattggtgagatattggctggtaatacaagcattgacatgcgaaatatgggtgtttctatattggacacattattgaaaatgacaacaattaacaaatcacaatatggtaaattatacaaacaatatttccaaatttaatgtaacTTCATTATATAATGGAACGAGAGATAGTTTTATCATCTTACAGtgtgaaaaataaaggggataataaaccagaagattttacaacaaatttcaccAGACCTGTAACTCTAGACAATAATAAGCAATACGTTATCGGTCTTAACAGAGTCATTAACATGTCATTCACTTGGTTCAATGTCAATGCTGGgtacaaaaatcaattaatcaaatacagctccgataatggttcaacttttaaGGACATTACCTTTCCGGCTGGGGTATGGAATTATACAGACTTTAATACATATATTAAAAATCTAACGAAAACTGGCGAAACGTATCCGATAACTCTTGAATTCAACGAAACAACATTCAGAGTCACGGTTACATTAGCTGCAAATTACCAACTTAATTTAAGAGCAAGTGATTTTAATGAACTGATCGGTTTCGACAAAAAGATATTAgcaagtggaacgcatattggaccaagagtgccaaatctcagtcaagacacagacgtactcaatattcattgcgatttggtaaacgaaagtttagttgACGGTGAAGAAACagacattatttattcattctcaactagtgtactaaaaccaagttactccttcaccctcgaaccacaaagagttacatttaatcctgtgaacaaaactacaatttcatcaatcagaatcatgataacagatggaaaaagaagattagtGGATCTAAATGGAGCGGATACGTCTTTTtcgctgattttaaaaagtatctaatgtaacagtataatgaaaccgtatgaatttaagaggttttaccatccaaaacttggtaaatttgtatttcaacacAAAGGGTCTGGGCTTATCTTAGACAACATTTTCAAACCGTTAAAGAGTGTggcatcatctgttttcaagaaattcgcCAAGCCATTAGCCAAGAAGGCATTAGAATCAGGGGTTTCCCATGCAGGTGATAAAATTGGCAAGACGGTGGCAGAAAAGTCAGgagacctaataatgaaaaattaagaaaatttgagaaaaggagccACAACACCAACACAAAAAGCAATTGTTCCATCCTTGCCCATTGAACAGAAACAGCAAGATGAAAGCGCTGACATGATACTAAATAGATTGATATCCGGATCTGGAAGAAGGCgtagatttttcaaataaataacatgacagcaaaattatataatacaatagtataaatggcttttagaacaagtgaattattgcaaagaaatgagttggtgcgtttccaacttgatgatgtaattagAGCCCCTGGAAAtaatcaacatcaagaaaagaacGGTTATAGATTCACCAtcaacgaccggagttctttctatgattggtacaatgcttatttcgaggttcaattccagttacaaaaaatAGCAGATGGAGCTGGTTATGCAGCAGCCGATAGAATAACGGTGATAAACGGATCTCATTCATTGATTGCACATATGATGATTAAAAGTgctgggaaaattgtttatgaTACTGACAATCTACATAAGGTCACTTTTGTGAAGAATCTGTTGGAATATTCTGATGATTACAGCAGATCAGTcggtaaaaacagtttttggtatttagACACAAATGATACGACAGCCAATACTAATTCAGGATATGAATCGAGAAGAGTGCTTACACAAGCTGCCAACGATGATGGAACGGGAGGAGCaaaagatgtgaatttgatcatacctctcaatcgttacagtttttttgaagagttgcaggataaaatgttggttcctATGCAGTTACAATTTAATTTGAATCTCCAGAACGACAATGAACTCATCAATAGGGCAGCAGCAGCAGATGCCGGAAGAGTAGTGATTAACAGATTTCTACTATGGGTTCCAAAATTAACACCAAAAGACAGTATGTACGACAAATTTGTAAGCTCTTTCATGAAAGAGCACAAATGGACATATCAGCGTGAACTATATGCAGTGTCAGCACCTGCTAGAGTCagtggtttttttcagatttcttccagcattgacaatgtcaaagcaatttttgtttatctacAACGGGCTAAAACCAGAGTTGCAACTCAAAATCCATATATACTTGATACCTTCAAACTAAATGCAGCAGACGCAAACAGTTATTTAACAACATGCAGACTCGAATAtggcaatggtgttttctacccagaaacagaatatgacagtgaaagcaaagtgagaatattcaatgatctcatgtcttatgcaatgcgaaaaaatgattacaacaccggAACCCAGTTGAATCTTGCCAATTATAACAGCCTGTATTCACTGATCTATTTTGATCTCTCATATCAAGCAGAGAAAGTAACAAGAGACcctaaacagttgattttcaggTATAAAATAAGTGCCAGTAGTGCAGCAGATTTCAATGTCCATGCAGTTGTATTGTACGAAGAGTCGGTTGTTATTGACAAGGTGGGTAATGAATTGGTTATAGTTTAATCCCATGAATGACacatatttatttgtatatgtTTTGTGACTGGAATTATgtaacatatattatatgactGAACTTCATCAAATAAACGTAAGACTGTCagataatcaaaaaaagaatctgagtaatgcttaccataaaagggaaacaattgttctaagactgacaaatgattctcttaatggaaacgacactctttatgttccagcaatggtgaaaaaacgattgcaaaaaaatcgacaattgaacaaaggaatggacatTAAGCTTGCTAAGACCAATATCAGAAAACAAGTAGGCGGAAGTCTTTTGAGCACCGTATTGTCACTTGGTATGAGAGCTCTTCCAGCAATTGGTAAAACCCTTGGGTTGAGTGCTCTTGGTGGTTTAGCAGAAGCCGGAGCTAAAAAATTGTTAGGATCTGGTCAAAAAGGTGGTGCTATGCCATTACCCATGATGATACCTTTCAATGCGATCAATAAACTAATGCCATATCTGAACATGTTCActacaaaacagcaaagagacatAATGAATGCGGCTCAAACAGGATCTGGCGTTAAAATAACACCGACtaaaacacaatcaggtggattttTAGGCACTTTGTTAGCTAGCATTGGCATACCTTTGGCTTTGAATCTTGTCAAAAAGCTAACGGGAAGAGGAGCACCGAGGGTAGGTAGACCACCTTCATCGAAAAAGGATGGTACAGGTGCACCTAGAATGGGAATGCCCCCTCCATTTTATAGTTATCCGCCATATGTGACTGGtaatggtagaaaaaaaaaaacatcctcgacCAAAAAAGGACAAGGgttactattgggaaaaaacagtccattcaatggcatacccattttgggggcaatattgtaaaaccaaaatttcacaaaaacatacCTATGTCCAATCACGATCtgaaaaaatggtgtaaatatttaaacataccaatcaatgatgtactgtcaagagatgaaaaagttccacataaccataaacaggcgttatttatttacaatctgGAACCAGCTTATATGTCAGGATCTCACTGGGTAGCCACTTATGTTAAGGATAAtgtgataaattattttgattcgtttGGTATGCCACCTTTTCAAGAGATTGTAAATCacgccaaaaagaaaaatctgactttgttacatcaaaacaatcagatacaaaacatacaaacaacaacttgtgggtatttctgtttatactttctaaatgaaatgaataagggtaattcgtattatgatttattacaagtgttcgacataaatgatacaatgaaaaatgagagatttatcgaatattattttagaaatatctaacttatatatattatgaaatcatattgtgtaaaacaaaagaaagtgaccgaatgtgttgaaccttcaggttacaaaacagctaaaaatggtagactaatgttcttttgcacttgtgctgaatgtggtattacaaagaccaaatttgtcaaaaaacAGGGAAACTGAACAGCCCGTTGGGAGCGGGCTTACTCAGTGATATTGCTAATACAGgaacagaattatttttaactaaaggagtaccttatcttggcaaaaaagcCGTTGAAATGGGAAGATATTATGGTTCCGAATTAATGAGAGACcctaaattgcagaaaaaagcaatcgattatggtttgagaaaaatgaaCCCTCTACTTCATAAAGTCGGTTCCGAAGCTCTCGATCAATTGTCGACAAAAATAAgaccaaataaaaaatacacaactaacagaaaagatcttgatggtggtgctcttgatattcacaaagctattggtaaattaccgaaaccaaaaggcggatggACATTACCTGGGCATCATTACACAGGACCTTATAATGATTtagaaaatcaactgaagtatgacccaaaaactggtcaaatattggaaatatatgatatgcccactggcaaaactgatgcaatagcaatgcaacacgatgttgattattccgtctgcaaggatgacaggaaatgtaaaaacaaagcagataggaaaatggttcaagctttagacaacgtaccgtataatgaaagacaatgggggcattggttggcaagaaatgttatcaatacaaagcagaaactaggtcttggagtttcaaaaaacggaaaaagccgtcgggtaaagaaaactggcaagaaaaattagcagatgaattacatgcatctataagacgcaactttactcggcggcgtgtaatcgtaaatcatattgatgaaatatgggcaagtgatctagttgaaatgcaacagtttagtaaatggaataaaggttaCCGATATCTTTTAATGGTCattgatgttttcagcaaatacggttggattgtcccattgaaggataagaaaggtgaatcCGTTACTGAAGCATTCAAAACAATATTCAGGGAAGGCAGAAGACCACAATatttatgggttgataagggaaaggagttctataacaaacacttgaaggaCTTGTTAGACAAAAATGGGATACATATGTACTCCactgaaaatgaagagaaatcctcagtggttgaaaggtggaatagaacaatcaagtccaaaatgtggaagcagttcacagttcaaggtaatacaatgtatctcgatatgctgtccaaactagtgaaacagtataataatacaaaacattcaagcataaagatgacacctGCAGAAGCTAGCAAAAAGAGCAATGAAGGAACCGTTTACTTCaatctatatggtgatatgGAGCCATTAAAACAGAAACCTAAATTCAAAACAGGTGACCAGGTTCGAATATCCaagtataaacggaatgtgttCGACAAGGGTTATACACCAAATTGGACTgaagaagtgtttacagttgataagatccaatacactgatccaataacatacaaactaaaagatctcagaggtgaagatattcaagggagtttttatgaacctgaattattaaaagcaaagcaGGATATTTTCCGTATTGACAAAGTAATTCGGAGGgactataaaaagaaacaagctttggtaaaatggaagggatacagtgatgaattcaacagttggataccattgaaagacattgaaaacatatgAATTGTGGTGAAACAAA
Above is a window of Montipora capricornis isolate CH-2021 chromosome 6, ASM3666992v2, whole genome shotgun sequence DNA encoding:
- the LOC138053740 gene encoding uncharacterized protein, whose translation is MAFRTSELLQRNELVRFQLDDVIRAPGNNQHQEKNGYRFTINDRSSFYDWYNAYFEVQFQLQKIADGAGYAAADRITVINGSHSLIAHMMIKSAGKIVYDTDNLHKVTFVKNLLEYSDDYSRSVGKNSFWYLDTNDTTANTNSGYESRRVLTQAANDDGTGGAKDVNLIIPLNRYSFFEELQDKMLVPMQLQFNLNLQNDNELINRAAAADAGRVVINRFLLWVPKLTPKDSMYDKFVSSFMKEHKWTYQRELYAVSAPARVSGFFQISSSIDNVKAIFVYLQRAKTRVATQNPYILDTFKLNAADANSYLTTCRLEYGNGVFYPETEYDSESKVRIFNDLMSYAMRKNDYNTGTQLNLANYNSLYSLIYFDLSYQAEKVTRDPKQLIFRYKISASSAADFNVHAVVLYEESVVIDKVGNELVIV